TCTCCTCCACCGCTTCTTGCGGCAGACGATGTTGATGGCTGTTCATGTTGTTCCTTGCGTGAATTTTCATTACGAGATGAAGTCGAACTTCTATCTGGTGAAATTggttcttttttatatactttggATGGACGGGGTTCATCCGATGCTTCGCGTTCTCTGCGCCTTCGATGAGAATCGCCTCCTCCAACGCTGCTGGGTAAAGTTTCTTGAGGTGAACGTGACCTAGAGCCCTGTTGTTCTCGCGATGGACGTCGGCGACCACGACTCTGATCCTCAGACATATTTGATGTCACTAACACACAAAAAGtgctatttatttaaattattaaactgTAATGACGCGAAGCCAAACTTTTGTTAACACAATTTTATGTGGATTTTGTGTATTGTATGTGAATAGAAGATTAATCTTGCGGTCCGCAAGCTATAATACAAACGAGTAGTAAAACTTGAGTTGCCATATTAcattataaactttaaaatacaaaattagcatattttttatattagaagtagataatatacgttctctgcagcgaacatttgtaataTTTAAGTCGGGGATTTTACCTCCCAagcaagaaaaacaaataacactTGTATAAGCCTACACTGATGATATACAATGAGTCGATCGTTGTgcgttaatttaaaatatattatttttgagttAAAGTTTCAAAAGGAGTTCGGAGATCTGAAAATATCCGTAAGTCGTAttcaaataaacgaaaaaatgtatttaacccAAAAACTGCGGAACGTGATGAAAGTGTTCGGAGTACATCgtctaaaaaacaaacaaaatactgAAAACGATGTACCCTAAAGTTGCACCACTGAATCtcgaataattaattttattacggtattcaCTGTCATTTCTGCCAGAGATAAAATTTCTACTCTTGTGAAATGTAAGAAATGTGATGGAAACATTGAATTTTTAACAGCTAGTACACGTGGGCTTGGATTTAAAATTCTAGTTTCATGTAATAACTGTGACAATGAATAGATTCCTTCCTGCTCTTTTATTGGGCACTCTCTTGAAATAAATAGACGCTTTATTTTTGTGATAAGAATACTAGGGATAGGAAGCTAGGCAtacaatattattgaaatttcgatcaggcccaggattatctatttataaaactaattttttctatccgattgattttagatgaatctccaaggacttatgattgtcaccgcaaagacctttttttggaactgggtcaacacaggcagctataactttggaaattaatatattttttttggattaatataatttttttgtgacttcaaatcaaaacattgtattataatgccatattactatttttgtaaaataacatgatttaatagcaaaaaaaaaattattgaaaattctcattttttcggGCCTCTGACTACTCCTGACCCCTTcttaaatagtgcaaaaataactttaattcaatattaacCTTTGGTTCAATTctttttattcacacaataacaagAGATCTTGAAACTTCTTCTATTCGTATATACTCATTTTAACCCCAAATGCGGTTGATGCTGTTCTAAATCCCAGCCGGTTGTGTTTGTTGTATCGGAAATTAGCTTTTTTGGCaaaacttattacaaaatataaagttctgtaaatatttaatagttcTTCATAagtataccctaaacaggacATGATAAATTTGgctcgaagtttgtaacacctcaaAGGGAatgtcggataccctataaaatatacacatagttatataaatgatcagcattatgagttgagtcgatttttcaaatatcaatctgaaattttgcacacactcTTTTCTCTcaactgttcatttgtcggaaccgccgatatcgaactactatagcatatacttagATGCTATTCAAACTGAGCGAACTAAATCAAGAAAAAGATCTTCTATACTCTTATAACggatgtatattaatttttgtcatATGTATTTTCATGAATCCACTGGTCTACACAATTCTTCAGTGCAGTGTCATTCATAAGCTCTTCTCGTTTTCCATTGCCACCTTTTCTAACGAAACCAGCTTCACCCTTAAGCAAAAGTCCAACATCCGCCATTTCACTTCCATTTACTGATGGATTCTCCcggaaatttttaatatccaaATGTTGTGTTAAGTTTTTCAAACCCTCCGCACTGATTGTGCAATTTAAAAATGCTGCCAGTTTCAATACGACACCTCTCAAATTGGAAACCATATCTTCATAGTTGAGGATGAGTATATTTGGCAAATGACGATGTTCAAACGCTTCACTTATGTGACTGTAGTATGGTAGCCAAGGGTCTaagatttaaaatgtatatattataagtacatacttacatgaaATAGAagaattttaaccaaattaaaaATCTTACTCAATCCCCGTGAAAAGTAATCCCAATATCGGTGGAAATCACCAGTGTAGCCTTGGGTTCGGTACAACCGATTCAAATGGTAATAGGAAACAGCCACATCTTTGGGATTACGCAATACGTATATTACCTGTGTATAattgttatataattaaatataaccgaaataagtTTAATTGCTTAATTTTTGAATACCTTGCACTTATTCTGCATAACACTTGGTGGCAgcaaagaaaatggaaaatgtgtttttataaAACGTCTCTTATTACATGGCCATTCGTCTAGAGTCTTGTATCCTGATCTGGAAAAATGTTCAATGAATTCCAGCTTTTTATTGTCCCCAAAATGTTTAGCTAACAACTCAGCCTTGACTTCAGGATGAACGAATAATGAAAACCTATGCAAATATGTAAGAGCTTAagcgatatatgtacatatatacgttagTATTATGTGTGTATAACGGCGTTAAATAATTACTCAAAAAATGGAAAACGTTCTGTGAGGGATTCCTGTTTGGCTGCATCAAAATCTAAATCATGTGCCAGTAGCCAAACTAACTCCTGAGTCCATGTGGTTCCAGACCGTGGAACTGTTGCTACCCAAATATCATCTGGACGtgcacaaaaattataaaaattgtctgCTTCAAACTTGTATTTATGaggaaagaaatatttttcaggACCCACTTGCACAAATCCTGTGCGCTCACCTaacaaaacacaaatattacttaaaatCTGGAAGTTAACGACAAGCATGTACCTTTGAAATACTGTAGCAGCTCAGTGTTTATCTTGTAATCAACGTCAACGATTTCATACGGAAAAGTGTACATATTTTTCGATTGTCTTAACCGATTCATCGCTAGTGGTAaactaaaaactatttaaaataatttggttGAAGGTACTTTAGTTTGGGACGATGGTGGAGAAAGTTTGCTGAATGTGCATATTtaaaagtcattaaaaataaacaagttactataaacaaatttaattgtttaattggCTTTTCTTAATTGCAGctcattttattattgtttttttctataataaatGCAAGTGCTTAGTGTAACAACTggtttttttcaattacaaaataagAGTGATATTAAACTTAGGTTATGTAGTGGAGaaatttagataaatttattttcttgacATAGAGCAGCGATTAACGAACTGTGAAGTATATAGTCTTTGTATAATTAACATgtgtttgtttataattaaaaaagttattggAAACCATGGTGTAAATGGTAAACACGACGATTTCAGATTCCGAGTAACAAATAACAGATACATATATCACTAACGTAAATAGTCCATCAAAAATGGTTTATCGTCCGGTGCATACGGTGCTAAGGGCACATCATAAGGTAGTGGGAATGGCGGTATACCATCACGCACATGTCCTAACGGAAACGTCTCCTCTCCGGTCTGAAAGAAGGCAACTTGGTGAGTCTACGACACACATAATTACAAAATCTTAGAAATATACCACAAATCTCGGTAAGAAGAGCACACCAGCTTCAAAGTTCAAAATTCTTAAGCTCGATGCTATATTAAcctttttattgaaagctcccCATGCTGCCTTAGATAAGTTTGCGGAGGTTAACATAAACCAGTAGATAGACTGGTCCTCCAATTTCATGCGTGTATAAGTTTTGATGTGCGGCATAGCTTGCGAACGAAAACGCTGTTTCGAACTCCATTGGAATAGATGCCCACGCAGCCAAGACTGTTTAGCGTTAGTATTTGCGCCGTATGGTAAACAACCACCACCTAGTAACCCATCATGACTGTTGTTAACGTTAGCGAAGCTTGGATATATCATTTTGAAAATTGGAAATTGTGTAACCCCTTGTGGTCCGGAATGTTTTCGCAGGCTGTTAAGAAAATCATGTTGTAtccatgtttgtatgtttggaCCAAGAGATCCAATGCTAGAGCTTTGACAAATTACGGGCGTTCTGGCATCAACAGTAGTGCAATGCTTTTTAAGCAACTCTGCGACACGTGGATGTCCCCAAGGATAACCACGTGGACCTTCGCGAAAGCCACCAGGAGTGGAACCGATGAAAAAAacacttaacaaaaaaattataaaatatttacaattacagAAGTATAGTTTTTTTGTTATCGACTCACTTTATGGAACTGAAATCCGTTTTGCGTATTCGTGCTATCCAAGGCTGCAACTTTGCTAATTTATATTCTACTAAATACAACATAAAGTCCTGTCGGAAGTTTGTGGGACTCTCCCCGGCCGTGGTGTCTGCATCAGAAGCTAACGGAGGTAGTTTCGGACTTATCCAAAGGCCTTGGGTGCGATTGTGCCAATCGTCTTCATATAAATTTGCAGTTGAAATTACCACACGCATACTACCATCCGTATAGCCTAGAAGCATTACTTTGGCGTGAGATGTAGCGAATGCTGTAGGCATGTTAATTTTAACTGCCGTGACTTCCGGATGTGTTTTAGATATATTGGCCAACTCCGGTGTTTCATCGCCATAAAGAACAAGTAACGGAGTGCCCCTGTAAAATGTTTGGCCATAAAAAGTTAATTATCAAAACTATCAACTAATTACTATTTTTCTTAACTATAggaatatagtatatacaatagtttccTTACATTATACCAGCGAAATAATAGTGCCCAAGTAACCAGCCGATATCCaccataaaattaatttgcacGGATGATTCAATCTCACCTAAGCTCTCATCAAGGATTTCTGTGttgaatataagaaaaaaaatagatattatgTTGTATAATACATGTATTAAGCATCATGCCAAAACACTTTGGATACAACCTAGTAAAGTTATTGTTAATGGCTCATGATGAGTGAGTTTGGAATCCGTAATAgcagtaagaaaaaaattgtaaggtGCAGCGCGCTCAAGTTTTTCGGCGGCATGGCCCTTTTCCAAAACTACTGGTATGTAGTCCTTGACGTTTTTGGTTATTTTGACCTTCTTAGATACTTCGGAATTATCCATAGAAGAGGAGTTTACGTTGACAGTGGATGCGGCGTTAATATTAGAACTGTCAGCAGCGGGCGACTTACTTCGTTTAATAGATTCACGCTAAAAGAAGGAATATTACTATACTAAAATGTATGAGCTAAAATAGTTCTTACTTTTGTTGTACCGGTATCTAATCGTTGACCACTGCTGTTCATATCACTTTCTTCTGTTTTTGACGTAGTTTTGCTACTTTCCGAATTACTAGAACCTGCCTTTGGAAACAACTTTTCGAGCAGTTTCAATTGAGTTTCTATTAATTCGGCGCTCATAAAAAGTTCATCAGGAATTACATACTTATTCGTATTAGGGTCCAATCCTTTTGCGTAAATCTCGTCCACTGTGATGTTTTGGAATATACTTTACATACATGTTTTACTTTGTTAGAAATATTACATACAATGAGGATGTGAAAATTCGCCAAAATGTATGGGATTCTTCCTGTAGCACTGCTCGCCATATGGGCATTTTTTCAGCTTCGTAGTCATTgagaatattaaatttaaacaggcaataaaatagttttgaaatttgcaaatatttgataCGAAAACTTTACAATAAACAAAAGCTTACAAACTAACAGTGATGCCAACCAGatataaagagatgcccaaatcATCTCTCACTGAAAATGAGAGcacaattgctaaacgtcaaaacctcctgaacttAGTCTGATGCCAACATTGTTTACACAaagactcttttgtaacccaagcCGGTGTTTTGTGGGTGAAGGGACAACGAGGAAAGACGAAAAGACCGTGActatcacgttctgcgtgattttttggcaacacttgcaacagcatcacgttctactgtcattttttgcacgcaatttatgcaaataatcggcaacattcaatttttgtctgcacatcagcagaaTATCAGCAtatatgcaacacagtagctatactgctgcaattattacgtagctcgaacgcacccatattttcttaaaattggtTTTGACATTTGCTAAGAGCaagaacttaccgatccaaacagggttagatcgccgaaataacagcccttggccggataaaatgcgggtcaattccggtaacgtagaaccggctatTGTGGGAATTGAATGACGAGCAATGACGAATCCGCCTTACAGATTGTATTTCATATGTATCACTctgtattttgattttattaccttccataattttaacaacaacgCAAATATATTTGTCAGAGAATAAATGCAGTTGCATTTCATATTTTCCACAAATTTAAGATAATGTGAATTTTTGACCTTTGGTTGCAGCGAcaattgtgaaatttgtaagtaaattaaattgCGCTGAATTGTTGATTCAAGATATAGTTGCTTAtactttcttaaaaataatggaattacatatgtatgtagcagtAACCTAGGTGTTCTTTGTGCAATCATCTAAGAAAATATTAGAACTACtcggtaaattttaaaaatcgacGCTGCTAATAaaattagtagtagaatttaATTAGCCAAAATGTAATtgcaaaatgtatgtaaatatatattttatgcaaggCTTTTTTGTGGCTGCCACATATCCTACTATATTACCTACGACAGTCAAATAAATAGAAGTTGTAGGGGGAAACCCGTCAGTTGTTGCATTTTATTATGATGTGTCACTGTagttttgtttctgttttctcctcttaaattagaaaattataagaagaaaaacaaaaaaattaaaaactaaaaaattgattattaatGGAAAATAGCTGCACCATATAACACATCTCCGAAGACGATCTAAACGTGGAACTGTCGTAAGAAGAGTCAAGCTTGTGTTGAAGTTGGAAACTTTGTCACTATAGCAGTATTGACACCCGAACAAAATGCCTATTCTATACAGCGTAATATCTCGGGGCAGCACAGTGCTAGCCAAATATGCGGAGTGTGTGGGAAACTTTGCCGAGGTCACCGAACAGATAATCTCTAAAATCGCAACGGAGAATCACAAGTTGACATATTCGCATGGCGaatatttaatacattataTATGTGAAAATCGCATAATCTATATGTGCATCACAGACAACGTAAGTACAACATATTTTCTtacaaaatgtttattaaaaacttaatcTGTTTTTAGGAATTTGATCGTACACGAGCCTTTTTATTTCTGGCTGACATTAAACAGAagtttatacatacttatggaCTACAAGTGGCGACAGCTATTGCCTATGCAATGAATACGGAGTTTTCGAAGGTACTGGCAGAACAAATGACACATTTCAGTCAATCGCGGGAGGTGGATATGATTTCGCGAGTCCATGGTCAAATCGACGAATTAAAAGACATAATGGTgaaaaatataggtatatgaaCATACATGATACATTTGTTTAGAACAAAATATAGAATTAGTTCTAATATGTAACACGTTTCCTACTTATAGATAGTCTTCGTGATCGAGGTGAAAGATTGGAATTGCTTGTGAATAAAACAGAAAATCTTAGTAATAATgtgagtaaaaataatattgaattttaaagAAGCGTCTTTATcactctttattttatttttcagtctGTTGCATTCCGTAAAGCATCTCGTAATTTGGCACGACAAATGTTCTGGAAAAAGGTTCGCATCTATGTAGTAGTagtgttaataataatatttgtaatctATGTGATTATAAGTATGTTCTGCGGTGGTCTGGCATGGCAGAGTTGTATTGCAAACTGAAAAGTCTccaaaacgttttccatgcaaattTATTCTAAACACCATACgtatttacattttcaatatcacatatttatattaaattaaaatctttgtttttactttatattattttttctatatttgtttatgtatgtatatgcatacgaatatgtatttaatattccgaacaataattatttttgttatacgtGTGAGCCAATGCGCAAAGCTTTGTAGATGGGTCATTGGCTAAGTTCAGCATAAGAAAATAATCACATGTCTTGATTTAAAATTCAcatgaaatgaaataatatatatattttttgtacatacacatgtaaaagaGTATGTATGTGCtaataaaaagttataatacaatattaaataaagcagagctataaatttaaatataaaagtacGAAAGTAATCGCTGGAAttcgatattttattaaatatgtatttacatttgttGTAAAAGCAAATGAAATCATGATACCAAATTAAACTGTTTAACGAGttataagatatatattaaatatgtgtgtaaaagACAATATGAAAGATAAATATCATCTCATTTTTGTACGCCAACGTAAATTACATCACCACGTTTTATTTTCCCTGCCTGACGTAGCCCCAGATGTATGCCCAACACGGGACTTGGATTATTCTCAAAGCAGCGATATCTAAATTCAGGAATTGCAAacgaatacaaatatttgaactTAATAAATAGGGAAAATAATTCTAGAATGTCGCTTACGTTTTTAGCGTTTTCAAAGGATTATTCTCCGGATCGCGCTCACCAGTCTCCGGATTGATATTGGGTAAAATGCAGCGACGGCATGGCGCCACCTTGCGAAACACCGCTTCACTGCCAATTTTAACCCAGTCGTAAGAATCCTCAGTGTATGGCTCGTTCttatccatttttaaataaaaaccacCACGGAACTGAATTGGTTTTATGGGTCGGGGGAGTCGCTTATTAAGATCATCAACAGAAGATAAATTCATCATCATGTAGCTGGTAGCATCAGCAAAGGCACCCTGAAAATGTTAATCTTTGCCTTTTATcaacattatttttaatgtcTGATAAGAAATTGAGACACTCATTAAGTGATAAGATAATTTTCAGTTTATGCCGTAAAAACTCTCGTTtgcaaaaataatgcaaatataaaaatgtatgcatcGAGAGGATAGCTATAAAAGTTTGCCTACCGTGTCGGAGTTTTTGATGTGCGGTTCTTTGGCCAATTCCTTGTCGATTGGCTTCATAGGCTTCGGATATGGGTGGTACACAAGTTTCAGTCCACTCTCCTGACCAAGTATAAATTGTGAAAACCATTTGTCATACTTTTCACCACACAGCATCGCGTCCACTTTGGCACGAAACACGGCTGTATGTATGTCTCTGCCCGGTCCTTCCTCAATCAGTTTCTTGAAATCCAACTCCAAAGTCTCCATGCCTGGAGCATTGATTTCAAGCTTTGTGGGTGTGACCAGTCTGGAGGCTATCAGCACCATCTTGGGATAGCCACGTGCAGTTATCATTACGTCGTCTTTGTCCACCAGCATCAAAGCACGATCGCGACAACCTTCATAGCGTAGACCGAGTACCTCGCATTCCATTTCAGTGCCCTCTGGGAATTTAAGTGGCGCACAAGATTTGATTGGGAAGAACTCGAGCATTTCCAATGTACCTACACGTTGCCATTGCTCCGGTGTGGCATTCTCTTtccaatatttataatacagaTAGGAGACGCCTGACACCGCGGTCACCCCAACACCTATACCGATACTCAAGAGCAGCTTAGAGGAGACGCCAGTGGTTGGATCTGTGTCGAGAAAATGTAAAATGAAGCAATGAGCGTAAATTTggctgaaatttatattttttttattactggaCATTTTGCGCAGTTTTTGTATGCACTTTTATGGCACTTGTTTATAATTTGCTGGaaacttttaaaatgtttatttagtgCCGTTATGTGTAGGATGTACTTGTTAGAATTTATTCGATTCTTTCTGAAGAGCAACTGAGAATCTCACATTCAATGCGCAGCTTTCATAGCTTTTGCCTATACGCTGAAGACAGATGGATTACTGTTCTCTCAGTGctattaaaattaatgtatgtatgtatgtgtttgttatcAAATGTTATGCTTTCTCGCAAAGTAAAGAGCACAAGCAAAAGCGAATCGGCAAGGGGTTGTGGGAGTCTCAACGCCCCCTTTTAATAATACTTACTCTCTAAAAGACGATAATGTCCGGTGTGATTCCATCAGAAGGAAATTTTATTAGAGTATTTATCAGCTTTGGTTTGAATCTCAACCGGAAATGGAATACTTCAATAGCGTcttaaaagaaaatacaaaatatattgtattccTTATCCGGCAAAATACCTCATATGTTCTTTTGTTGTAGGGGAAGAAAAGATTccccaaataattttgaagaatattGCCGTATTAACAGTCCTTGACACGATATAGTTCCATTGTGTAGAAAACGGATccctttggttgttgttgtttatctCTTAACGGTTTGAATGCATCCAATTCAAACGGGCTTTCGGCAGTAACTTATTTTATTCGATTTTGTTTTGTCGAAATTTTGTTTGTAGTCATCCAACAGAGTATCCAAAGCATCACTATAGTTCTGCGATATATCAGATACAGAATTTGCTGAGTACAACGCTCGTGGTTAAGATAACCATCAGAAAAGTACTACGCCCGACATAGAAATCAATCTTAGAACATGTCTGGATTTAAGAGTGATATCCTTTTTACTCTCCccgaatagaaatatttttgtaaatattgttacTGTCCTGTATAGGGAAAATGCGCTCTCCAAAATGTATACAATACTTCTTAACCCTTGCGGGGTAATGTGTTTTTTAGCACCTTTAAGAGTCCTGTTGTACCTAACACTCCAGAAAAGTATTAAAGTGGCATAAAAACTGCAATAATCATAacattacaataacaataataattgaaaattatatagagtgtgtatttttttcataagataTAAGAATTGTCAAAGTAGACGTAATGGTGGGTCACTGCTCCACTTTCGAACAATTCTTTGAATTGAGTTCAgcttgtttagtttgtattcgCCTTCACATACCATCTCTTCCTGATCTAGAAAAGTGAGTTACTAAGGACGAGGCATCGCTGACCCAATCTTACCTCTGAAGGGTTAAGCGCAGATAGGCTCTTATCAAAAACAATAACGATATaacgattttttattatttaaactttgcgttttctttatttttactcaGTTCGGGTTGGGTACAAGCAGTGACAGTGTGATTCGTGCTGGTCGACTGATTAAGTAAGTCATAAAAAGTACCAAATCGAACTCACTAAACATATAGCTACATATACCTGTATTCCATTTCAATGGAACTCGTAAATGagtaaataaagtgaaaattcgTCTTCGTAGTAGAAATGCGGTATTTGGAAGTTATCGTTTGGTCTGGCCTTAgcattgttgctgctgtggGTGGCATTACAATTTGGTTGGCATATCGCAAGAGAAACAGCAATCGTCGGCGACTACCCAGTGCCAATGAATGGCAACATTTGGGGacactgaaaataataaatttttatcctGTCAAGGGTGGTGCGCCCATACGACTGGAGCAAGTGGAATGCTCGGAGTTCGGTCTGCATTCGAGTGGCATCTGGGAGCGTTGCTTGATGGCATATGATGAGTCCGGCGCAGTGGTATATTCTGGCTCCTATCCACGCATGCTCAGTGTACATCCCGAGATTGTGAGTGAAATGGTATTGCGTTTGGAAACGCCGAATATGTCACCTATAATTATGGACTTGAGTGAGCTACTGACAGAACCCTATGCAGTTGTAGAAAAACGAGAAAACGGCAATGTCAGCCGTTTGGTAGAATGTCGAGCCGAACATCATGTATGGCTCTCACGCGCAGTGCTCCAGCGTGAGCACGGTTTACGGCTGTATGTGAAATTAAAACCATATCCGGGAGAGAAGTTGGTAAGTTGGAACAGTTAACAAATACGaagtttatttttacatttttcaaatacttttagGATATTGCTCCAGTTATGGTAATGCATGAACGTTCCGTGCATGATCTAAATGAACGACTAAGCGGTAAAACGAAAGTGGACTGTCAACAGTTTCGTGGCAATATCGTAGTCGATAGCAATGCGAATATTCCACCATACAACGAAGATAACTGGCTCTGGTTGCGTATCGGCACAGATGTTGAAAGCTCGGTAGTTATGCACTACAACTCGGACTGCCTGCGTTGTATTTTGGTAAATGTGAATGTGGAGAATTATACGAGAAACTCTGATTTCGAACCACTAAGAATGCTAAAGAAGTAAGTAACTGTATCCAGGAATTTGGAGTTCAACTATATGCGATTTATATGGTCTTTTGCAGATATCGACTGCGTCAAAATTCTAGAGAACCGACTATGGGTGTTTATTTTGATGTTTATAAATGTGGAATCCTTAAGATTGGGGAACAAATCTATGTCAATTATGCGTAAAAAAATGATGCGTCAAAAAACTTATCTTAATAGGTAGAATTATAATTACCGAGTGCTTTTTAATACATCAGagaatttatttttggaaagGAGGGTAACAAAAAGCTTTAAGAAAgctcttttcattatattaataatttctcaGCATGCCGGCTAATTCACTCTTTTtgagtaatttaaattttatacaatataaaatatatgttaatacataaattgaaacatattttatatatatttacactttttagcatagaaaaactttcaaaatgttaatttttttagcaaaatacCTCACTTATCTTCTACATATACTACTGCGTTCTTCTTGATACTTCCCACAGAGCGCAGGCCCAAGTGTATGCCAATGGCTGGGGATGCATAGCCTTTGAACATGCGATATctggaaatacaaaaataatgagAATAAAAATGTCCCCTTAGAATATATCCTTAACTCACTTCTTAAGCGTATTCAACGGCTCACCATCGGGATCGCGTATTGCCGTAGTCACATTTATATTCGGGAAGATACAGCGGGTACATGGTGCTACCACACGAAAGATGACTTCATCGCCGATCTTCACCCACTGCCAATGATCTTCAGCGTAAGGCTCA
The sequence above is drawn from the Bactrocera oleae isolate idBacOlea1 chromosome 5, idBacOlea1, whole genome shotgun sequence genome and encodes:
- the St4 gene encoding sulfotransferase 1E1 isoform X2; translation: MNRLRQSKNMYTFPYEIVDVDYKINTELLQYFKGERTGFVQVGPEKYFFPHKYKFEADNFYNFCARPDDIWVATVPRSGTTWTQELVWLLAHDLDFDAAKQESLTERFPFFEFSLFVHPEVKAELSGYKTLDEWPCNKRRFIKTHFPFSLLPPSVMQNKCKVIYVLRNPKDVAVSYYHLNRLYRTQGYTGDFHRYWDYFSRGLNPWLPYYSHISEAFEHRHLPNILILNYEDMVSNLRGVVLKLAAFLNCTISAEGLKNLTQHLDIKNFRENPSVNGSEMADVGLLLKGEAGFVRKGGNGKREELMNDTALKNCVDQWIHENTYDKN
- the St4 gene encoding luciferin sulfotransferase isoform X3 → MNRLRQSKNMYTFPYEIVDVDYKINTELLQYFKDDIWVATVPRSGTTWTQELVWLLAHDLDFDAAKQESLTERFPFFEFSLFVHPEVKAELLAKHFGDNKKLEFIEHFSRSGYKTLDEWPCNKRRFIKTHFPFSLLPPSVMQNKCKVIYVLRNPKDVAVSYYHLNRLYRTQGYTGDFHRYWDYFSRGLNPWLPYYSHISEAFEHRHLPNILILNYEDMVSNLRGVVLKLAAFLNCTISAEGLKNLTQHLDIKNFRENPSVNGSEMADVGLLLKGEAGFVRKGGNGKREELMNDTALKNCVDQWIHENTYDKN
- the St4 gene encoding sulfotransferase 1E1 isoform X1, translating into MNRLRQSKNMYTFPYEIVDVDYKINTELLQYFKGERTGFVQVGPEKYFFPHKYKFEADNFYNFCARPDDIWVATVPRSGTTWTQELVWLLAHDLDFDAAKQESLTERFPFFEFSLFVHPEVKAELLAKHFGDNKKLEFIEHFSRSGYKTLDEWPCNKRRFIKTHFPFSLLPPSVMQNKCKVIYVLRNPKDVAVSYYHLNRLYRTQGYTGDFHRYWDYFSRGLNPWLPYYSHISEAFEHRHLPNILILNYEDMVSNLRGVVLKLAAFLNCTISAEGLKNLTQHLDIKNFRENPSVNGSEMADVGLLLKGEAGFVRKGGNGKREELMNDTALKNCVDQWIHENTYDKN
- the gkt gene encoding probable tyrosyl-DNA phosphodiesterase isoform X1, yielding MTTKLKKCPYGEQCYRKNPIHFGEFSHPHLDEIYAKGLDPNTNKYVIPDELFMSAELIETQLKLLEKLFPKAGSSNSESSKTTSKTEESDMNSSGQRLDTGTTKRESIKRSKSPAADSSNINAASTVNVNSSSMDNSEVSKKVKITKNVKDYIPVVLEKGHAAEKLERAAPYNFFLTAITDSKLTHHEPLTITLLEILDESLGEIESSVQINFMVDIGWLLGHYYFAGIMGTPLLVLYGDETPELANISKTHPEVTAVKINMPTAFATSHAKVMLLGYTDGSMRVVISTANLYEDDWHNRTQGLWISPKLPPLASDADTTAGESPTNFRQDFMLYLVEYKLAKLQPWIARIRKTDFSSINVFFIGSTPGGFREGPRGYPWGHPRVAELLKKHCTTVDARTPVICQSSSIGSLGPNIQTWIQHDFLNSLRKHSGPQGVTQFPIFKMIYPSFANVNNSHDGLLGGGCLPYGANTNAKQSWLRGHLFQWSSKQRFRSQAMPHIKTYTRMKLEDQSIYWFMLTSANLSKAAWGAFNKKVNIASSLRILNFEAGVLFLPRFVTGEETFPLGHVRDGIPPFPLPYDVPLAPYAPDDKPFLMDYLR
- the gkt gene encoding probable tyrosyl-DNA phosphodiesterase isoform X2, whose translation is MNSSGQRLDTGTTKRESIKRSKSPAADSSNINAASTVNVNSSSMDNSEVSKKVKITKNVKDYIPVVLEKGHAAEKLERAAPYNFFLTAITDSKLTHHEPLTITLLEILDESLGEIESSVQINFMVDIGWLLGHYYFAGIMGTPLLVLYGDETPELANISKTHPEVTAVKINMPTAFATSHAKVMLLGYTDGSMRVVISTANLYEDDWHNRTQGLWISPKLPPLASDADTTAGESPTNFRQDFMLYLVEYKLAKLQPWIARIRKTDFSSINVFFIGSTPGGFREGPRGYPWGHPRVAELLKKHCTTVDARTPVICQSSSIGSLGPNIQTWIQHDFLNSLRKHSGPQGVTQFPIFKMIYPSFANVNNSHDGLLGGGCLPYGANTNAKQSWLRGHLFQWSSKQRFRSQAMPHIKTYTRMKLEDQSIYWFMLTSANLSKAAWGAFNKKVNIASSLRILNFEAGVLFLPRFVTGEETFPLGHVRDGIPPFPLPYDVPLAPYAPDDKPFLMDYLR